In Candidatus Sulfurimonas marisnigri, a single genomic region encodes these proteins:
- the lsrK gene encoding autoinducer-2 kinase yields the protein MSYLMAIDAGTGSIRAVIFDTKGNQISSAQKEWSHLQEPNVPNSMSFDFDKNWLLTCSCIKESLASANLNGENILALSATSMREGIVLYDKDGRELWAVANVDARADKEVKYLKENFAGIEEEFYQESGQTFALGAIPRIMWLKNNRPELYEKVSKISMIGDWILAKLSGVIATDPSNGGTTGIFSLKNRDWVPVMAKRVGIKDDIFPKTLEVGTLMGSVTKEASHVTGLSTDTKVVMGGGDVQLGSAGLGVVELGQVAILGGSFWQQVVNIKSDAKMPEDMSIRVNPHVIPNQSQAEGITFFSGLVMRWFRDAFCDMEKLEAKEKGLDVYTVLEQKAKDVPVGSYGILPIFSDSMKYGKWYHAAPSFLNLSIDPEVCNRASMFRSLQENAAIVSSINLDKIREFTNIEIDEIVFAGGASKGELWSQIVADVTGCRVKIPRVTEATALGASMAAGVGAGIYESIKSIAKELVVWEKVYEPNLENKKVYDNIKLKWQRAYEAQLKLVDDNITSSMWKAPGL from the coding sequence TTGAGCTACTTAATGGCAATTGATGCCGGAACAGGAAGCATAAGGGCGGTAATATTTGATACCAAAGGGAACCAGATAAGTTCTGCTCAAAAAGAGTGGAGCCATTTGCAAGAGCCAAATGTGCCAAATAGCATGAGTTTTGATTTTGATAAAAATTGGCTTCTTACATGTAGCTGTATAAAAGAGTCGTTGGCTAGTGCAAATTTAAATGGTGAAAATATCCTGGCTCTAAGTGCTACAAGTATGAGAGAGGGTATTGTCCTTTATGATAAAGATGGCAGAGAGTTATGGGCTGTTGCAAATGTTGATGCAAGGGCTGACAAAGAGGTTAAGTATCTAAAAGAAAATTTTGCAGGAATTGAAGAGGAGTTTTACCAAGAGTCTGGACAAACTTTTGCTTTGGGTGCGATTCCGCGGATAATGTGGCTTAAAAACAACAGACCTGAACTTTATGAAAAAGTGTCAAAAATATCAATGATTGGTGATTGGATTTTGGCGAAACTCAGTGGAGTGATTGCGACTGACCCAAGTAACGGTGGAACAACAGGGATATTCTCTTTGAAAAATCGTGACTGGGTACCTGTGATGGCTAAAAGAGTTGGAATAAAAGATGATATATTTCCTAAAACTTTGGAAGTCGGAACTCTTATGGGGAGTGTTACAAAAGAGGCTTCACATGTAACAGGATTATCAACAGATACAAAAGTAGTTATGGGTGGCGGCGATGTTCAGCTTGGCTCTGCTGGTTTAGGTGTTGTTGAACTTGGACAGGTGGCAATTCTTGGCGGTTCGTTCTGGCAGCAGGTTGTAAATATAAAGAGTGATGCTAAAATGCCAGAGGATATGAGCATAAGAGTAAATCCACATGTTATACCTAATCAGTCCCAAGCTGAGGGGATTACATTTTTCAGCGGACTTGTTATGAGATGGTTCAGAGATGCTTTTTGTGATATGGAAAAACTTGAAGCAAAAGAGAAGGGTTTGGATGTCTACACAGTTTTAGAGCAAAAAGCTAAAGATGTTCCAGTCGGCTCGTACGGAATTTTACCAATATTTTCAGATAGTATGAAGTATGGGAAATGGTACCATGCAGCTCCCAGTTTTTTGAACCTTAGTATTGACCCAGAAGTTTGTAACCGCGCATCAATGTTTAGAAGTTTGCAAGAAAACGCTGCTATAGTTTCTAGCATAAATCTTGATAAGATTAGAGAGTTTACAAACATTGAAATTGATGAAATAGTTTTTGCCGGCGGTGCTAGCAAAGGGGAACTTTGGTCTCAAATAGTTGCAGATGTGACTGGATGCAGAGTGAAGATTCCTCGCGTTACTGAGGCTACTGCCTTAGGTGCTTCAATGGCTGCTGGAGTCGGTGCTGGTATATATGAAAGCATAAAAAGTATCGCCAAAGAGTTAGTTGTTTGGGAAAAAGTTTACGAGCCAAACTTAGAAAATAAAAAAGTGTATGATAATATAAAATTAAAATGGCAAAGAGCTTATGAAGCACAATTAAAGTTGGTTGATGATAATATCACGTCTTCAATGTGGAAAGCACCTGGTTTGTAG
- the metK gene encoding methionine adenosyltransferase: protein MYLFTSEVVSPGHPDKVADIIADSIVDKLIIGDPKSRVASEVFVAGKHVIIGGEVTSKTKVSTEDYKKIAINALIKIGYDGNKNFTHQECLYPEDVDVQVLLNRQSPDINQGVDQDDGETGAGDQGIMFGYADVETNNFMPSAITYARMLMEKVYHYALAHPHKLGVDIKTQVTMDYGIKANFEECEPKKIHTIVVSAPCVSTMNIETVRELILDLIIDTGLPKNLFNPHDCIIHINPTGKYVSHSPLHDSGLTGRKLIVDSFGGYAPIGGGAQSSKDYTKVDRSGLYAGRYIAKHIVAAGLAKKAIVQLSYAIGVAKPTSVAVDTCGTVIDGLDDDKLSTFIQDNFSLTPNWITKKFALDKPSEETFLYADVAARGQVGQSDYPWEKLDELEKFEALK from the coding sequence ATGTATTTATTCACAAGTGAAGTAGTCAGTCCTGGACACCCGGATAAAGTTGCAGATATTATTGCAGATAGTATAGTTGATAAACTTATTATCGGTGATCCAAAATCTAGAGTTGCATCTGAAGTATTTGTTGCAGGTAAACACGTTATAATCGGTGGTGAGGTTACATCAAAGACTAAAGTCTCTACTGAAGATTATAAAAAAATCGCAATTAATGCTCTTATAAAAATTGGTTATGACGGTAATAAAAACTTTACACATCAAGAGTGTCTATACCCTGAAGATGTAGATGTGCAAGTGCTTTTAAATCGTCAAAGCCCGGATATCAATCAAGGTGTTGACCAAGATGATGGTGAGACTGGTGCTGGAGATCAAGGTATTATGTTCGGTTATGCTGATGTAGAGACAAATAACTTTATGCCAAGTGCAATCACTTATGCAAGAATGCTGATGGAAAAAGTTTATCACTACGCCCTTGCTCATCCGCACAAACTAGGTGTTGATATTAAAACTCAGGTGACTATGGATTACGGTATAAAAGCAAACTTTGAAGAGTGTGAACCAAAAAAGATTCATACAATCGTAGTTTCAGCTCCATGTGTATCTACTATGAATATTGAGACTGTGCGTGAGCTTATCTTAGATCTTATTATTGACACAGGTTTGCCTAAAAATCTTTTTAATCCTCATGACTGTATTATTCACATTAACCCAACAGGGAAGTATGTTTCTCACTCTCCGCTTCACGATAGCGGCTTAACTGGTAGAAAGCTGATAGTTGATAGTTTTGGCGGATATGCACCAATCGGCGGAGGTGCTCAAAGCTCAAAAGATTATACAAAAGTTGACAGAAGTGGACTTTATGCAGGGCGTTATATTGCTAAACATATTGTAGCAGCAGGTTTGGCTAAAAAAGCTATAGTTCAACTTTCATATGCTATTGGTGTTGCAAAACCAACTTCTGTAGCAGTTGATACATGTGGAACTGTTATAGATGGACTTGACGATGATAAGTTATCTACTTTTATACAAGATAACTTCTCTTTGACACCAAATTGGATTACAAAGAAATTTGCTCTGGATAAACCTAGCGAAGAGACTTTTCTTTATGCAGACGTGGCGGCTCGCGGACAAGTTGGTCAAAGTGATTACCCATGGGAAAAACTTGATGAGCTGGAAAAATTCGAGGCTCTAAAATAA
- a CDS encoding putative quinol monooxygenase, with the protein MSITKRVTFIAKEGDEAKMKELLIAMVAPSKVEDGCIFYDIFVYENNPRKFMAVESWRDEAALDGHKSTEHYAIYKSSFEPYCEKKYSDELEVLG; encoded by the coding sequence ATGAGTATAACTAAAAGAGTAACTTTTATCGCAAAAGAGGGTGACGAAGCTAAAATGAAAGAGCTTTTAATAGCTATGGTAGCACCATCAAAAGTAGAGGATGGCTGTATATTTTATGATATTTTTGTATATGAAAATAACCCTAGAAAATTTATGGCTGTTGAATCATGGAGAGATGAAGCTGCTCTTGATGGACATAAGTCAACTGAACATTACGCAATTTATAAATCTTCTTTCGAGCCATATTGTGAAAAAAAATACAGTGATGAATTAGAAGTTTTAGGCTAA
- a CDS encoding HD domain-containing protein — MLQIEDIIEKNGSDFELSKLFKAYINEYKTSLPELFEKTQGKDFLVRHTKKLDSIISMMYKTVLRRVFGNYIPMRNSIPIAIIALGSYGREQLCIHSDIDLLIVYEKVDGFNSQLIIEKLFYLALDSGLKLGHRVHEISDLFGASNEDITIRTSLMESRFITGSNFAWHTATKELNKIRLHNQKEFILAKIEEAQIRRKKYPNSMQPNIKESVGGLRDSNLIFWVAQTIYGITSLKDLTGVVYSEDEYRDYRIALELLFRVRSALHLIAGKQEDRLLLEHIPQVSRMLGFNNQQKMATKVLEAQWRISNFTQIFVKKMVRVFISDISYVRKFRKNRICRGIYALDNRLFASYNLEIQPINSLLEILVSLPDNFHHFDAGFLNQLTYTKISHPLNLKTYSLLKELLKKQHMYCFLKLFYDAGILHHLFLNFKKVLHMPQFDGYHQYPVDIHSIKCVQALESIKEPFIQSLYDEFNDDEKLLLKIVTLFHDTGKGRKQDHSEVGAKLIVPFMKKLKIKDELIERAITLVKQHVTMSSVAFKQNIHNEKVLYKFMSSVKDVKNLKLLYVLTYADINGVGDDVYNNFSSKLLRDLYNSALEVAQNFGRITDATKRMNIEKRVQKVPEFLELPKPLQKKLLRVESNLFFFKHTPLDIIKIAKKANNTKEYAYSIHTKSSLSIEIYRKIPLNIGYLLATLSHLDVASMEIFTLFDGVKYFKIEFIHNVSGNEAIELEEIVKNAFDMSLHVELKNVNISKDEINIDCEHSLTHAELAVNTQNQRGLLAYIMDCFEQLHINIVTAKIHSTKHRVRDSFLMEKQNVICNNVEKIYQLLTKGK; from the coding sequence GTGCTACAGATTGAAGATATTATAGAAAAAAATGGCAGTGATTTTGAGCTTTCAAAACTTTTTAAAGCCTATATAAATGAGTATAAAACATCTCTGCCTGAACTGTTTGAAAAAACTCAAGGTAAAGATTTTTTGGTTCGTCATACAAAAAAACTAGACTCAATCATCTCAATGATGTACAAAACTGTTTTAAGACGTGTTTTTGGAAACTACATACCTATGCGTAACTCGATACCAATAGCCATAATAGCTCTTGGAAGTTACGGAAGAGAACAGTTGTGTATTCATAGCGATATTGACCTGCTTATAGTTTATGAAAAAGTTGACGGATTTAACAGTCAACTCATAATAGAAAAACTTTTTTACCTAGCACTTGATTCTGGGCTAAAACTAGGTCATAGAGTTCACGAGATCAGTGATCTATTTGGAGCAAGCAACGAAGATATAACAATCAGAACATCACTTATGGAATCAAGATTTATTACAGGTTCTAACTTTGCTTGGCATACAGCAACAAAAGAACTAAATAAAATCAGGCTTCACAACCAAAAAGAGTTTATACTTGCAAAGATTGAAGAGGCGCAAATAAGACGTAAAAAATATCCAAACTCTATGCAGCCAAATATCAAAGAGAGTGTGGGTGGACTTCGTGATTCTAATCTTATTTTTTGGGTTGCTCAAACAATCTATGGAATAACCAGCTTAAAAGACTTAACCGGAGTTGTCTATTCAGAAGATGAGTACAGAGATTATAGAATTGCTCTAGAACTACTGTTTAGAGTAAGAAGTGCCTTACATCTTATTGCTGGAAAGCAGGAGGATAGGCTCCTATTGGAACATATTCCACAAGTGAGTCGTATGCTTGGATTTAATAATCAACAGAAAATGGCGACTAAAGTTCTCGAAGCGCAATGGCGAATCAGTAACTTCACCCAAATCTTTGTTAAAAAAATGGTCCGTGTTTTCATCTCTGACATATCATATGTGAGAAAGTTTAGAAAAAACCGAATATGCAGGGGCATATATGCACTTGATAACAGACTGTTCGCTTCATACAACTTAGAGATACAGCCCATAAACTCACTCTTAGAGATCTTAGTATCACTACCAGATAATTTCCACCACTTTGATGCCGGGTTTTTAAATCAATTAACTTATACAAAAATATCCCATCCACTGAATTTAAAGACCTACTCACTCTTAAAAGAGCTCTTAAAGAAACAGCACATGTACTGCTTTTTAAAGCTATTTTATGATGCTGGAATACTTCACCATCTATTTTTAAACTTTAAAAAAGTTCTTCACATGCCACAGTTTGACGGATACCATCAGTATCCCGTAGATATACACTCTATTAAATGCGTTCAAGCATTAGAGAGTATAAAAGAGCCGTTTATTCAGAGTCTCTATGATGAGTTTAATGATGATGAAAAACTGCTTCTGAAAATAGTAACCCTTTTTCACGATACAGGCAAAGGTCGCAAGCAAGACCATAGTGAAGTTGGAGCGAAACTAATAGTCCCTTTTATGAAAAAACTAAAAATAAAAGATGAACTAATTGAGAGAGCAATAACATTAGTTAAACAACATGTGACTATGAGCAGTGTTGCTTTTAAACAAAATATTCACAATGAAAAAGTTCTATATAAATTTATGTCAAGTGTCAAAGATGTTAAAAATTTAAAACTTCTATATGTATTAACTTATGCAGATATAAATGGAGTTGGCGACGATGTATACAACAATTTCAGCTCTAAACTACTTCGTGACTTATATAACAGTGCTTTAGAAGTAGCACAAAATTTCGGAAGAATAACAGATGCGACTAAAAGAATGAATATAGAAAAACGTGTGCAAAAAGTTCCAGAGTTTTTAGAGCTTCCAAAACCCCTACAAAAAAAACTTCTTCGTGTTGAGTCAAATCTTTTCTTTTTTAAGCACACTCCGTTAGACATAATTAAAATTGCAAAAAAAGCTAATAATACCAAAGAGTATGCATACTCAATACATACAAAATCATCTCTTAGTATAGAAATATATAGAAAAATACCACTGAACATTGGTTATCTCTTAGCAACTCTAAGTCATCTTGATGTTGCCTCTATGGAAATTTTCACACTCTTTGACGGGGTTAAATATTTCAAAATTGAGTTTATTCATAACGTAAGCGGAAATGAAGCGATTGAACTAGAGGAAATAGTTAAAAATGCTTTTGACATGAGCCTACATGTAGAGTTGAAAAATGTAAACATATCTAAAGATGAGATTAACATCGACTGTGAGCACTCCCTCACACATGCAGAACTCGCTGTCAACACACAAAATCAAAGAGGTCTGTTAGCATATATAATGGACTGTTTTGAACAGCTTCATATAAATATAGTAACAGCAAAAATTCACAGCACTAAGCATAGGGTTAGAGATAGCTTCTTAATGGAGAAACAAAACGTTATATGCAATAATGTCGAAAAAATTTATCAATTATTAACAAAAGGCAAGTAA
- the mqnE gene encoding aminofutalosine synthase MqnE has product MDTKEKILAGKRIDFDEALALYEMDLFEIGELADKIRKEKHGKKTYFNINRHINPTNVCADVCKFCAYSATRKNPNQYTMSHEQIMDVVKDIDSRGAKEVHIVSAHNPNTGLEWYLEIFKKIKTAYPHLHIKALTAAEVDFLSREYGKSYDEIIDLMIENGVDSMPGGGAEIFDEKVRDYICKGKVTSQQWLDIHEKWHGRGKKSNVTMLFGHVEERKDRIDHMMRIRELQDKTGGFNCFIPLVYQTENNYLKVDKFITANEILKTMAISRIVLDNVPHLKAYWVTSTVNLALVAQEFGANDLDGTIEKESINSAAGAASANGVKLEDFTALIKNSGFIPVERDSVYNEVRAW; this is encoded by the coding sequence TTGGATACTAAAGAAAAAATTTTAGCAGGTAAGCGGATTGATTTTGATGAAGCTTTAGCACTTTATGAGATGGATCTCTTTGAAATTGGTGAACTCGCAGATAAAATCAGAAAAGAAAAGCATGGTAAAAAGACATATTTTAATATAAATCGTCATATAAACCCTACAAATGTTTGTGCGGATGTTTGCAAGTTTTGTGCTTATAGTGCGACAAGAAAAAATCCAAATCAGTACACAATGAGCCATGAGCAGATAATGGATGTTGTAAAAGATATTGACTCACGCGGGGCCAAAGAGGTTCATATAGTCTCAGCCCACAACCCAAACACAGGTTTAGAGTGGTACTTGGAGATTTTTAAAAAAATCAAAACTGCTTACCCACATCTACATATAAAAGCATTAACTGCTGCTGAGGTTGATTTTCTATCACGTGAATATGGTAAAAGTTATGATGAGATAATTGACTTGATGATTGAGAATGGTGTAGACTCTATGCCAGGTGGTGGTGCTGAGATTTTTGATGAGAAGGTTCGTGATTATATTTGCAAAGGCAAGGTTACTTCACAGCAGTGGTTAGATATACATGAGAAATGGCATGGACGCGGAAAAAAGAGTAATGTAACTATGCTTTTTGGACATGTAGAAGAGCGTAAAGACCGTATAGACCATATGATGAGAATAAGAGAGCTTCAGGATAAGACAGGCGGTTTTAACTGCTTTATTCCACTTGTGTACCAGACAGAAAACAACTACTTGAAAGTTGATAAATTTATAACTGCAAACGAGATTTTAAAGACAATGGCTATTAGCCGCATAGTTTTAGACAATGTACCACATCTTAAAGCATACTGGGTTACATCAACTGTAAACTTAGCCTTGGTTGCTCAAGAATTTGGGGCAAATGATTTGGACGGAACAATAGAAAAAGAGTCTATAAACTCAGCTGCTGGAGCTGCAAGTGCGAATGGTGTAAAGTTGGAAGATTTTACGGCACTTATAAAAAACAGCGGTTTTATACCAGTCGAGAGAGACAGTGTCTATAATGAAGTACGGGCTTGGTAA
- the glmS gene encoding glutamine--fructose-6-phosphate transaminase (isomerizing) encodes MCGIVGYLGEKNTKEILLDGLKELEYRGYDSAGIAVLEDGNFSNYKAIGKLVNLEEKTKNYSTKGLAAGIGHTRWATHGKPTEINAHPHLGESSYVVHNGIIENYTELKKELINSGVKFLSQTDTEVIVHQFEKNLKSSKSAFEAFSKTIDELSGAYAILLVTKSEPNTIFYAKHGSPMLVGKNSENEKYFASSDTPLIGHCTDVNYFEDGDYGYVTCDEIAIFDQQGTKKEPQFSKLSQNKLSAQKDGFRFFMEKEIYEQTSVVSDTLMGRLSDEEIIFDEIDKNLFDGINEIKLCACGTSYHAAMTASYLFERYAKIKTSLEIASEFRYREPIMTKDTLFVVISQSGETADTLETLKMAKKAGLKTLVICNVDNSSMVRLADSTILTRAGIEKGVASTKAFATQVTVFWMLTLYIAKFKNSLSTQEISRQIKLLREVPSHLKVTDEMHERIKRLSKRYLHGHGFFFIGRDVFFPLALEGALKLKEISYLHAEGYPSGEMKHGPIALADPELFTIALLPEHLHYEKSKSNVEELSARDSTICAISSKEFDKADDFIKISTCKDYMLEFFEMMIVVQILSLEISIRLGNDVDMPRNLAKSVTVE; translated from the coding sequence ATGTGTGGAATTGTAGGCTATTTAGGGGAAAAGAACACAAAAGAGATTTTATTAGATGGTCTTAAAGAGCTAGAGTATCGTGGTTATGATTCAGCTGGAATTGCAGTGCTTGAAGATGGTAATTTTTCTAACTATAAAGCTATTGGTAAGCTGGTAAACCTTGAAGAGAAAACGAAAAACTATTCTACAAAAGGCCTTGCTGCTGGAATTGGTCATACAAGATGGGCCACACATGGAAAACCAACAGAAATAAATGCTCATCCACACCTAGGGGAGAGCTCTTATGTTGTTCATAATGGAATCATAGAGAACTATACTGAGCTAAAAAAAGAGCTTATAAACAGTGGTGTAAAATTTTTAAGCCAAACAGATACTGAAGTTATAGTTCACCAGTTTGAGAAGAATCTAAAATCATCAAAGAGTGCTTTTGAAGCTTTCTCTAAAACTATAGATGAGTTAAGTGGTGCTTACGCAATTTTACTTGTGACAAAATCTGAACCAAACACAATATTTTATGCAAAACATGGCTCACCGATGTTGGTTGGAAAAAACAGTGAAAATGAGAAGTATTTTGCCTCATCAGACACCCCCCTTATTGGGCACTGCACAGATGTCAACTACTTTGAAGATGGTGATTACGGATATGTGACATGTGATGAGATTGCTATTTTTGACCAACAAGGAACTAAAAAAGAGCCTCAATTCTCAAAACTTTCACAAAACAAACTATCTGCTCAAAAAGATGGATTTAGATTCTTTATGGAAAAAGAGATTTACGAGCAAACAAGTGTAGTTTCAGATACATTAATGGGGAGATTGAGTGATGAGGAGATTATATTTGATGAGATTGATAAAAACCTTTTTGACGGTATAAATGAGATAAAACTTTGTGCATGTGGTACTTCATATCACGCTGCAATGACTGCATCATACCTTTTTGAGCGTTACGCAAAAATAAAAACTTCACTGGAGATAGCAAGTGAGTTTAGATATAGAGAGCCTATTATGACTAAAGATACTCTCTTTGTTGTTATTTCTCAAAGTGGAGAGACTGCCGACACACTAGAGACTCTGAAAATGGCAAAAAAAGCTGGTCTAAAAACATTAGTTATTTGTAATGTAGACAACTCTTCTATGGTTAGATTAGCAGATTCAACAATACTAACAAGAGCCGGGATAGAAAAAGGGGTCGCTTCAACAAAAGCTTTCGCTACTCAGGTAACTGTATTTTGGATGCTAACTCTATATATAGCAAAATTTAAAAATTCTCTTAGTACACAAGAGATATCAAGACAAATAAAACTCTTGAGAGAAGTTCCATCACATTTAAAAGTTACAGATGAAATGCATGAGCGAATAAAGAGATTATCTAAGAGATATCTTCATGGTCATGGTTTTTTCTTTATCGGTCGAGATGTGTTTTTTCCTCTTGCTCTTGAGGGTGCACTTAAACTTAAAGAGATTTCATATCTTCATGCAGAGGGTTACCCTTCTGGGGAGATGAAGCACGGCCCAATAGCACTTGCAGATCCAGAATTATTTACCATTGCACTGCTTCCAGAACATCTTCATTATGAAAAATCTAAAAGTAATGTGGAGGAACTTAGTGCAAGGGATTCTACTATTTGTGCAATTAGTTCTAAAGAGTTTGATAAAGCTGATGACTTCATTAAAATCTCTACATGTAAAGACTATATGTTAGAGTTTTTTGAGATGATGATAGTGGTTCAAATTTTATCTTTAGAGATATCTATAAGATTAGGAAATGATGTAGATATGCCAAGAAATCTGGCAAAAAGTGTTACAGTTGAATAA
- a CDS encoding glycosyltransferase family 2 protein yields the protein MSKNYNISVVIPTYNRYEVLKRALASVYSQTHQPKEVIVIDDGSNDETSLIKKLFPQVKYIYQKNCGVSSARNLGIKNSTCSWIAFLDSDDEWHRDKLALHVEFHKNNRDILMSYTDEKWIRDGIEVKIPKKFHKFGGDIFEKCLSHCIIAPSAAMMHIDLINRVGLFDESLEVCEDYEMWLRVTCRDKVGLINEKLITKYGGNDDQLSVKFWGMDRFRVHALEKLMNLELHLEQKKLLRETLVKKYSVLLKGAIKYDKMLEIEEYKIKIERYRFE from the coding sequence ATGAGTAAAAATTACAATATATCGGTTGTAATACCAACATATAACCGGTATGAAGTTCTTAAAAGAGCTTTAGCTTCCGTCTACTCCCAAACTCATCAGCCAAAAGAGGTCATTGTTATAGATGATGGTTCTAATGATGAAACCTCACTAATCAAAAAATTGTTTCCACAAGTCAAATATATTTATCAAAAAAACTGCGGTGTTTCAAGTGCAAGAAACTTAGGGATAAAAAACTCTACATGTAGCTGGATTGCATTTTTAGATTCCGATGATGAGTGGCATAGAGATAAATTGGCTTTACATGTAGAGTTTCATAAAAATAATAGAGATATTTTAATGAGCTATACGGACGAGAAGTGGATTAGAGACGGAATTGAAGTAAAAATACCTAAAAAGTTTCATAAGTTTGGCGGAGATATATTTGAAAAGTGTTTGTCTCACTGCATAATAGCCCCATCAGCTGCCATGATGCATATTGACTTGATAAACAGAGTTGGACTCTTCGATGAGAGTTTAGAGGTTTGTGAAGATTATGAGATGTGGCTGAGAGTTACATGTAGAGATAAAGTTGGCTTGATAAATGAAAAACTTATTACCAAATATGGCGGCAATGATGACCAGTTAAGTGTGAAGTTTTGGGGAATGGACAGATTTAGGGTTCATGCTTTAGAAAAGCTTATGAATTTGGAGTTACATTTAGAGCAAAAAAAATTGCTCAGAGAAACTTTAGTAAAAAAATATAGCGTACTTCTAAAAGGGGCTATAAAATATGATAAAATGTTGGAGATTGAAGAGTATAAAATTAAAATAGAGAGATACAGATTTGAATAA
- a CDS encoding trimeric intracellular cation channel family protein, whose product MQYTVFLDIIGTIAFALSGYILAAKAKYDILGILVIAFITAFGGGVVRDLLVDRMPYIFLKTYPITIVIITIITAYIFKLHKNTTLTDNLVFIISDSIGLSIFAFTGAIVALESGFNLAGIMFLSFLTAVGGGIIRDMMMNKVPFVLTNDFYGTVAFILGFLVWLLSTMNLLNSASTIILLIFGIIMRLMAIKFKWKLPKLI is encoded by the coding sequence TTGCAGTACACAGTGTTTTTGGATATTATTGGCACAATAGCTTTTGCTCTATCTGGCTATATCTTAGCAGCAAAAGCCAAGTATGATATTTTAGGAATTCTAGTAATAGCATTCATTACCGCTTTTGGCGGTGGAGTTGTTAGAGATTTGCTGGTTGACAGAATGCCATATATATTTCTCAAGACGTATCCTATTACTATTGTAATTATTACAATTATTACTGCATATATATTCAAACTACATAAAAACACTACACTGACAGATAATTTAGTTTTTATAATTAGTGACAGTATAGGACTTAGTATATTTGCTTTTACCGGTGCTATCGTTGCATTAGAGTCTGGTTTTAATTTAGCAGGTATAATGTTTTTATCTTTTTTAACTGCTGTTGGCGGCGGTATAATTAGAGATATGATGATGAATAAAGTTCCTTTTGTTTTAACAAACGATTTTTATGGAACAGTCGCTTTTATCTTGGGCTTTTTAGTTTGGTTACTTTCAACCATGAACCTCCTAAATTCAGCCTCTACGATAATACTTTTAATTTTTGGAATAATTATGAGACTGATGGCAATAAAATTTAAGTGGAAACTCCCTAAACTAATATGA